The proteins below come from a single Zea mays cultivar B73 chromosome 8, Zm-B73-REFERENCE-NAM-5.0, whole genome shotgun sequence genomic window:
- the LOC103635335 gene encoding homeobox-DDT domain protein RLT2 isoform X1, with amino-acid sequence MESSDDGGSGPAAGSPGPPSAPAAVGGASSAPGASGSGGKPPVKRVMKTPYQLEVLERTYAEDSYPNETKRAELSVQLNLTDRQLQMWFCHRRLKDRKPPAKRQLRDEEVSVPVIGPPPPVLPPPLPPSEMMVGTVGTYGEQLLPYSRRGSGRLSAAPRLSVPEIGRRYYEPPQVMLPHMAPVHLMQAEHRVIDSVEALIGEPLRDDGPVLGIEFDPLPPGAFGAPIVPEQPRQPFRSYETKMFSGPKTMKASAILPTTDPLLQNTGKRKSFIGSSHLGSQAVHEYQFLPEQPSDTYERASQSHFYDSSAEASNLRVAPLSTGSRFLHGVEQAPSYTFHSQSSGSSHLTQRGSGRSPIASALTDHEGALSNINASTTPIHGQLGIPQVAGFESPLASPERLGYHDEDTYHMDRKRKHNEEAKIAREVEAHEKRIRKELEKQDLLNRKREEQMRREMERHDRERRKEEERLMRERQREEEKFQREQRREHKRMEKFMQKQSIRAEKLRQREELRREKEAARQKAANERATARRIARESMELMEDERLELLELASRSKGLPSMVSLDSDTLQQLDSFRGMLGKFPPETVRLKVPFSIKPWAASEDIIGNLLMAWKFFVTFGDVLGLPSFTLDEFVQALHDYDSRLLGELHVSLLKSVIKDIEDVARTPSVALGVNQSSSANPGGGHPQIVEGAYAWGINILNWQRHLNFLTWPEILRQFGLCAGFGPQLKKSDAEIVHHRDDNEGRNGVDVISILRNGSAAVKAAALMKERGYTNRRRSRHRLTPGTVKFAAFHVLSLEGSKGLTILEVAEKIQKSGLRDLTTSKTPEASISAALSRDTKLFERTAPSTYCVKTPYRKDPDDSEAVLAAAREKIRAFQNALPECEEVEKDVDEAERDDDSECDDADDDADGDDVNIEDKDAKSPLVGAQYGAQITVVGDIKKESNIVMNTSVPPSIQIKSSASVPFHTLDSKASSSTDPEVGDDAKDIEIDESNQGESWVQGLAEGDYCDLSVDERLNALVALIAVANEGNSIRAILEERLEAASALKKQLWAEAQLDKRRIRDDFTSKMQYDSYVSMKVDTDQENNAAEITLTPVHDPIKNNNGNANLMNNGLLVDKQNQLTTGDVYHQRNGASRESSTNAESLSVQQYASSEKTRSQLKSFIGHKAEQLYVYRSLPLGQDRRRNRYWQFSASSSSYDPGSGRIFFESRDGYWRVIDTSEAFEALVASLDTRGIRESHLHSILQSIEPTFKEAVERKRCANLEHPTGRTSENGSNESPNCNNEFGSPCSTLSGVASDNLMAHSDIFKIEVGRNEAEKNSISKRASVFLKWIWRECYSHQSTYAMRYGKKRCPELIHSCDYCYQIYLAEERHCSCHKTFKHIHNFLEHSSQCEEKQRTDPNWKMQTVDLSVPVGLRLLRLLLATIEALVPAEALLPFWTDGYRKSWGAKLYSASSAEEVLQMLSVLESAIKRDYLSSNFETTTELLNSSTQDFATQNSAGGSGSATALPWVPDTTAAVALRLLDLDASISYTLHPKLGSNKEQESGDFMKLPPRYPSMNKGKQEIEQFRPIGFDQQDGTLLPNSNGRRGRGRGGRGGSRGGRSRGHGGRVPRGIGSSSRIQFRDDNSMLYGRAPRKNARGGRGRGRGRGRGLRTVRPRQPSELSARSIPKANLLGSFSMLSKTNHTGTTHSPESSGAEEWAFERREYVKDDENNLVSQSDESEENVEPMNEEYGEHISGYPRDNSDSRPVQMMGDGSDDNDEDAEGDEGEEDGEDYEAEDPGDEDDDVEMDGDDDVEVDEDDDIEMDGDDDIEDDDDDDGGDGAANGDEDGGGTSSYSSEYSE; translated from the exons ATGGAGTCCTCCGACGACGGGGGCTCCGGGCCGGCGGCAGGGAGTCCCGGCCCTCCGTCGGCCCCCGCAGCCGTTGGCGGTGCGAGTAGCGCTCCTGGCGCGTCTGGATCCGGCGGGAAGCCGCCGGTGAAGCGCGTCATGAAGACGCCCTACCAGCTGGAGGTCCTCGAGAGGACGTACGCAG AGGACTCGTATCCCAACGAGACGAAGCGGGCGGAGCTGTCGGTGCAGTTGAACCTCACAGACAGGCAGCTTCAGATGTGGTTCTGCCACCGCCGGCTCAAGGACCGGAAACCGCCGGCCAAGAGGCAGCTAAGGGACGAGGAGGTTAGCGTCCCAGTCATAGGGCCGCCGCCACCTGTGCTTCCGCCTCCATTGCCTCCCAGCGAGATGATGGTGGGGACTGTCGGAACCTATGGTGAGCAGCTGCTGCCCTATTCCAGGAGAGGGTCTGGCCGGTTATCGGCTGCACCTAGGTTATCTGTGCCGGAGATTGGGAGGAGGTACTATGAACCGCCACAAGTCATGCTGCCTCATATGGCACCAGTGCACCTTATGCAAGCAGAGCACCGGGTGATCGATTCTGTGGAAGCACTTATAGGGGAACCTTTGAGGGACGATGGACCAGTGCTTGGTATTGAATTTGATCCACTTCCTCCTGGTGCATTTGGAGCACCTATCG TCCCTGAGCAACCGAGGCAGCCCTTTCGATCATATGAGACCAAGATGTTTTCTGGTCCCAAAACCATGAAG GCTTCGGCAATCTTGCCTACCACAGACCCTTTACTTCAAAATACAGGGAAACGGAAATCCTTCATTGGCTCTTCTCATCTTGGCTCACAGGCAGTACATGAATACCAGTTTCTTCCTGAGCAGCCAAGTGATACATATGAGAGGGCAAGCCAGTCACACTTCTATGATTCTTCAGCAGAAGCGTCAAACTTGAGGGTAGCTCCGCTGTCTACAGGATCACGCTTTCTCCATGGAGTTGAGCAGGCACCTAGCTATACATTTCACAGTCAATCATCTGGTTCTAGCCATTTGACTCAACGTGGCAGTGGCAGGTCACCTATTGCATCGGCATTGACAGATCATGAGGGGGCTTTGTCAAATATTAATGCTAGCACAACTCCAATCCACGGCCAACTTGGCATCCCTCAAGTTGCCGGATTCGAAAGCCCCCTGGCATCCCCTGAAAGATTGGGTTATCATGATGAAGATACATATCACATGGACAGAAAGCGCAAG CATAATGAGGAAGCTAAGATTGCTAgggaggttgaggctcatgaaaagAGAATCAGAAAGGAGCTTGAGAAGCAAGATCTGCTGAACAGAAAG AGAGAAGAACAAATGCGGAGAGAAATGGAGAGACATGATCGTGAGAGACGTAAGGAAGAGGAGAGGTTGATGCGTGAAAGGCAGAGGGAAGAAGAGAAATTCCAAAGGGAACAAAGACGCGAACACAAGCGCATGGAGAAGTTTATGCAGAAACAATCTATACGA GCTGAAAAACTGAGACAAAGAGAGGAGCTTCGACGAGAGAAAGAAGCTGCGAGGCAGAAGGCTGCTAATGAGAGGGCTACAGCTCGTAGAATTGCGCGAGAGAGTATGGAACTGATGGAAGATGAGCGCTTGGAACTATTAGAGTTGGCCTCTCGTAGTAAAGGGCTGCCCTCAATGGTTTCTCTTGATAGTGACACATTACAGCAGCTTGATTCATTCAGAG GAATGCTGGGGAAGTTCCCTCCTGAAACTGTGAGACTGAAGGTGCCTTTTTCAATAAAACCATGGGCAGCTTCCGAGGATATTATTGGAAACCTTTTGATG GCTTGGAAGTTTTTTGTTACCTTCGGTGATGTTCTTGGGCTTCCGTCATTTACGTTGGATGAATTTGTGCAGGCTCTTCATGATTAT GATTCAAGGCTTTTAGGTGAATTGCATGTTTCTCTGCTGAAATCTGTTATAAAAGATATTGAGGATGTTGCCCGGACTCCTTCAGTTGCTTTAGGTGTAAATCAGAGCAGTTCTGCTAATCCTGGAGGTGGTCACCCACAAATTGTTGAAGGG GCCTATGCTTGgggcatcaacatactcaactggCAGAGACACTTGAACTTTCTTACATGGCCTGAAATATTGCGCCAATTTGGTTTATGTGCTGGTTTTGGGCCTCAGTTAAAGAAAAGTGATGCTGAAATTGTCCATCACCGCGATGATAACGAG GGTCGTAATGGTGTAGATGTCATTTCCATTCTGCGAAATGGTTCAGCCGCTGTGAAGGCTGCTGCTTTAATGAAAGAAAGAGGGTATACTAATCGTCGTAGGTCTCGACACCGTCTGACACCTGGAACAGTAAAGTTTGCTGCTTTCCATGTACTGTCACTTGAAGGGAGCAAAGGTCTCACAATATTGGAAGTTGCAGAAAAGATCCAG AAATCTGGACTTAGAGACCTTACAACAAGTAAGACACCAGAGGCATCTATATCTGCGGCATTGTCGAGAGACACTAAGCTTTTTGAAAGAACGGCACCTTCGACATATTGTGTTAAAACTCCTTACAGAAAGGACCCAGATGATTCTGAGGCTGTGTTGGCAGCGGCACGTGAAAAAATCAGGGCGTTTCAGAATGCGCTTCCGGAGTGTGAAGAAGTCGAGAAGGATGTGGATGAGGCTGAGAGGGATGATGATTCTGAATGTGATGATGCCGATGATGATGCTGATGGTGATGATGTGAATATTGAAGACAAGGATGCCAAGTCGCCCCTTGTTGGAGCTCAATATGGTGCACAAATTACAGTAGTTGGTGACATAAAGAAAGAATCAAACATCGTGATGAACACATCAGTGCCACCAAGCATTCAGATTAAATCTAGTGCAAGTGtaccatttcatactttagacagTAAAGCAAGTAGTTCAACTGATCCAGAGGTTGGAGATGATGCTAAAGACATTGAGATAGACGAAAGTAATCAAGGGGAGTCCTGGGTACAGGGGCTAGCTGAGGGTGACTACTGTGATCTTAGTGTAGACGAACGCCTCAATGCTTTGGTTGCACTTATTGCCGTTGCTAACGAGGGAAATTCTATCCGTGCAATTCTGGAG GAACGCCTAGAAGCAGCGAGTGCTTTGAAAAAACAATTGTGGGCTGAGGCACAACTTGATAAGAGGCGTATAAGGGATGACTTTACTAGTAAGATGCAGTATGATTCTTATGTGAGTATGAAGGTTGATACAGATCAAGAAAATAATGCTGCTGAAATTACCCTTACACCAGTGCATGACCCTATTAAAAACAATAACGGAAATGCCAATTTGATGAACAATGGTTTGCTTGTTGATAAGCAGAACCAGCTTACTACTGGTGATGTATATCATCAGCGGAATGGTGCAAGCCGAGAATCGAGTACTAACGCAGAAAGCTTGTCTGTTCAGCAATATGCTTCATCTGAGAAAACTCGATCTCAGTTGAAATCCTTCATAGGTCACAAGGCAGAACAGCTTTATGTGTACAGGTCTCTACCACTTGGACAAGACCGGAGACGGAACCGGTATTGGCAGTTCTCTGCATCTTCATCATCCTATGACCCTGGTTCGGGAAGAATCTTTTTTGAATCTAGAGATGGATACTGGAGGGTCATTGATACATCAGAG GCATTTGAAGCTTTGGTAGCTTCCCTTGATACTCGTGGCATCCGCGAGTCACATTTGCACTCAATTTTGCAAAGTATCGAGCCAACCTTCAAGGAAGCTGTTGAGAGGAAAAGGTGTGCTAATTTAGAACACCCAACTGGACGGACTTCGGAAAATGGAAGTAATGAAAGTCCAAATTGCAACAATGAATTTGGAAGTCCATGCAGTACCCTTTCTGGTGTTGCTTCTGATAATCTTATGGCACATTCAGATATTTTCAAGATAGAGGTTGGGCGCAATGAAGCTGAGAAGAATTCTATCTCGAAAAGGGCTTCCGTGTTTCTGAAATGGATCTGGAGAGAGTGCTACAGTCACCAATCTACATACGCCATGAGATATGGAAAGAAGCGGTGTCCTGAGTTGATTCACTCTTGTGATTATTGCTACCAGATATACTTAGCTGAAGAAAGGCACTGTTCTTGCCACAAAACATTCAAACACATTCACAATTTCTTGGAACACTCATCACAATGTGAAGAAAAACAAAGAACAGATCCCAATTGGAAGATGCAAACTGTGGACCTTTCTGTACCCGTAGGATTGAGATTGCTAAGGCTGCTCTTAGCTACCATTGAG GCCTTAGTACCGGCAGAAGCTCTTCTACCTTTTTGGACGGATGGGTATCGGAAATCTTGGGGTGCGAAGTTGTATTCTGCATCATCTGCCGAAGAAGTCTTGCAG ATGCTTAGTGTGCTGGAAAGTGCAATAAAGCGAGACTACTTATCATCTAACTTTGAAACGACAACTGAGTTGCTTAATTCAAGCACACAAGATTTTGCTACTCAGAATTCGGCTGGAGGTTCTGGATCTGCCACTGCACTTCCATGGGTTCCTGACACTACTGCTGCTGTAGCCTTGAGATTGTTAGACTTGGATGCTTCCATCTCATACACCCTTcatccaaagttgggttcaaataaGGAGCAAGAATCTGGAGATTTCATG AAACTTCCACCGAGATATCCTTCTATGAATAAGGGCAAACAAGAAATAGAACAGTTCAGGCCTATTGGTTTTGATCAACAGGATGGAACGTTGCTACCTAACAGCAATGGTCGTAGAGGTCGGGGAAGGGGAGGTAGAGGAGGCAGCAGGGGAGGTAGATCTCGTGGTCATGGTGGTAGGGTTCCCAGAGGTATTGGCAGCTCTTCCAGGATTCAGTTCAGGGATGACAATAGTATGCTCTATGGGAGAGCCCCACGAAAGAATGCACGTGGTGGCCGCGGCCGTGGACGTGGACGTGGACGTGGACTTCGAACTGTTAGACCTCGGCAACCATCCGAGCTCAGTGCCAGATCAATTCCAAAGGCAAACCTATTGGGCAGTTTTAGCATGTTAAGTAAGACAAATCACACTGGCACTACGCATTCTCCCGAGAGCTCAGGTGCAGAAGAGTGGGCCTTTGAGAGGAGGGAATATGTGAAGGATGATGAGAACAATTTGGTCTCTCAATCCGATGAGTCTGAGGAAAATGTCGAACCTATGAATGAGGAATATGGTGAGCATATTTCAGGCTATCCAAGAGACAATTCCGACTCCAGACCCGTACAGATGATGGGTGATGGGAGCGACGATAATGATGAGGATGCTGAAGGAGATGAGGGTGAGgaagatggagaggactatgaagCTGAAGAtcctggtgatgaggatgatgacgtTGAGATGGATGGGGATGATGATGTCGAGGTGGATGAGGATGATGACATTGAGATGGATGGGGATGATGACATTGAagatgatgatgacgacgacggtGGAGATGGAGCAGCCAACGGAGATGAGGATGGAGGTGGTACATCATCATATTCTTCAGAGTATAGTGAATGA
- the LOC103635335 gene encoding homeobox-DDT domain protein RLT2 isoform X2, with translation MESSDDGGSGPAAGSPGPPSAPAAVGGASSAPGASGSGGKPPVKRVMKTPYQLEVLERTYAEDSYPNETKRAELSVQLNLTDRQLQMWFCHRRLKDRKPPAKRQLRDEEVSVPVIGPPPPVLPPPLPPSEMMVGTVGTYGEQLLPYSRRGSGRLSAAPRLSVPEIGRRYYEPPQVMLPHMAPVHLMQAEHRVIDSVEALIGEPLRDDGPVLGIEFDPLPPGAFGAPIVPEQPRQPFRSYETKMFSGPKTMKAVHEYQFLPEQPSDTYERASQSHFYDSSAEASNLRVAPLSTGSRFLHGVEQAPSYTFHSQSSGSSHLTQRGSGRSPIASALTDHEGALSNINASTTPIHGQLGIPQVAGFESPLASPERLGYHDEDTYHMDRKRKHNEEAKIAREVEAHEKRIRKELEKQDLLNRKREEQMRREMERHDRERRKEEERLMRERQREEEKFQREQRREHKRMEKFMQKQSIRAEKLRQREELRREKEAARQKAANERATARRIARESMELMEDERLELLELASRSKGLPSMVSLDSDTLQQLDSFRGMLGKFPPETVRLKVPFSIKPWAASEDIIGNLLMAWKFFVTFGDVLGLPSFTLDEFVQALHDYDSRLLGELHVSLLKSVIKDIEDVARTPSVALGVNQSSSANPGGGHPQIVEGAYAWGINILNWQRHLNFLTWPEILRQFGLCAGFGPQLKKSDAEIVHHRDDNEGRNGVDVISILRNGSAAVKAAALMKERGYTNRRRSRHRLTPGTVKFAAFHVLSLEGSKGLTILEVAEKIQKSGLRDLTTSKTPEASISAALSRDTKLFERTAPSTYCVKTPYRKDPDDSEAVLAAAREKIRAFQNALPECEEVEKDVDEAERDDDSECDDADDDADGDDVNIEDKDAKSPLVGAQYGAQITVVGDIKKESNIVMNTSVPPSIQIKSSASVPFHTLDSKASSSTDPEVGDDAKDIEIDESNQGESWVQGLAEGDYCDLSVDERLNALVALIAVANEGNSIRAILEERLEAASALKKQLWAEAQLDKRRIRDDFTSKMQYDSYVSMKVDTDQENNAAEITLTPVHDPIKNNNGNANLMNNGLLVDKQNQLTTGDVYHQRNGASRESSTNAESLSVQQYASSEKTRSQLKSFIGHKAEQLYVYRSLPLGQDRRRNRYWQFSASSSSYDPGSGRIFFESRDGYWRVIDTSEAFEALVASLDTRGIRESHLHSILQSIEPTFKEAVERKRCANLEHPTGRTSENGSNESPNCNNEFGSPCSTLSGVASDNLMAHSDIFKIEVGRNEAEKNSISKRASVFLKWIWRECYSHQSTYAMRYGKKRCPELIHSCDYCYQIYLAEERHCSCHKTFKHIHNFLEHSSQCEEKQRTDPNWKMQTVDLSVPVGLRLLRLLLATIEALVPAEALLPFWTDGYRKSWGAKLYSASSAEEVLQMLSVLESAIKRDYLSSNFETTTELLNSSTQDFATQNSAGGSGSATALPWVPDTTAAVALRLLDLDASISYTLHPKLGSNKEQESGDFMKLPPRYPSMNKGKQEIEQFRPIGFDQQDGTLLPNSNGRRGRGRGGRGGSRGGRSRGHGGRVPRGIGSSSRIQFRDDNSMLYGRAPRKNARGGRGRGRGRGRGLRTVRPRQPSELSARSIPKANLLGSFSMLSKTNHTGTTHSPESSGAEEWAFERREYVKDDENNLVSQSDESEENVEPMNEEYGEHISGYPRDNSDSRPVQMMGDGSDDNDEDAEGDEGEEDGEDYEAEDPGDEDDDVEMDGDDDVEVDEDDDIEMDGDDDIEDDDDDDGGDGAANGDEDGGGTSSYSSEYSE, from the exons ATGGAGTCCTCCGACGACGGGGGCTCCGGGCCGGCGGCAGGGAGTCCCGGCCCTCCGTCGGCCCCCGCAGCCGTTGGCGGTGCGAGTAGCGCTCCTGGCGCGTCTGGATCCGGCGGGAAGCCGCCGGTGAAGCGCGTCATGAAGACGCCCTACCAGCTGGAGGTCCTCGAGAGGACGTACGCAG AGGACTCGTATCCCAACGAGACGAAGCGGGCGGAGCTGTCGGTGCAGTTGAACCTCACAGACAGGCAGCTTCAGATGTGGTTCTGCCACCGCCGGCTCAAGGACCGGAAACCGCCGGCCAAGAGGCAGCTAAGGGACGAGGAGGTTAGCGTCCCAGTCATAGGGCCGCCGCCACCTGTGCTTCCGCCTCCATTGCCTCCCAGCGAGATGATGGTGGGGACTGTCGGAACCTATGGTGAGCAGCTGCTGCCCTATTCCAGGAGAGGGTCTGGCCGGTTATCGGCTGCACCTAGGTTATCTGTGCCGGAGATTGGGAGGAGGTACTATGAACCGCCACAAGTCATGCTGCCTCATATGGCACCAGTGCACCTTATGCAAGCAGAGCACCGGGTGATCGATTCTGTGGAAGCACTTATAGGGGAACCTTTGAGGGACGATGGACCAGTGCTTGGTATTGAATTTGATCCACTTCCTCCTGGTGCATTTGGAGCACCTATCG TCCCTGAGCAACCGAGGCAGCCCTTTCGATCATATGAGACCAAGATGTTTTCTGGTCCCAAAACCATGAAG GCAGTACATGAATACCAGTTTCTTCCTGAGCAGCCAAGTGATACATATGAGAGGGCAAGCCAGTCACACTTCTATGATTCTTCAGCAGAAGCGTCAAACTTGAGGGTAGCTCCGCTGTCTACAGGATCACGCTTTCTCCATGGAGTTGAGCAGGCACCTAGCTATACATTTCACAGTCAATCATCTGGTTCTAGCCATTTGACTCAACGTGGCAGTGGCAGGTCACCTATTGCATCGGCATTGACAGATCATGAGGGGGCTTTGTCAAATATTAATGCTAGCACAACTCCAATCCACGGCCAACTTGGCATCCCTCAAGTTGCCGGATTCGAAAGCCCCCTGGCATCCCCTGAAAGATTGGGTTATCATGATGAAGATACATATCACATGGACAGAAAGCGCAAG CATAATGAGGAAGCTAAGATTGCTAgggaggttgaggctcatgaaaagAGAATCAGAAAGGAGCTTGAGAAGCAAGATCTGCTGAACAGAAAG AGAGAAGAACAAATGCGGAGAGAAATGGAGAGACATGATCGTGAGAGACGTAAGGAAGAGGAGAGGTTGATGCGTGAAAGGCAGAGGGAAGAAGAGAAATTCCAAAGGGAACAAAGACGCGAACACAAGCGCATGGAGAAGTTTATGCAGAAACAATCTATACGA GCTGAAAAACTGAGACAAAGAGAGGAGCTTCGACGAGAGAAAGAAGCTGCGAGGCAGAAGGCTGCTAATGAGAGGGCTACAGCTCGTAGAATTGCGCGAGAGAGTATGGAACTGATGGAAGATGAGCGCTTGGAACTATTAGAGTTGGCCTCTCGTAGTAAAGGGCTGCCCTCAATGGTTTCTCTTGATAGTGACACATTACAGCAGCTTGATTCATTCAGAG GAATGCTGGGGAAGTTCCCTCCTGAAACTGTGAGACTGAAGGTGCCTTTTTCAATAAAACCATGGGCAGCTTCCGAGGATATTATTGGAAACCTTTTGATG GCTTGGAAGTTTTTTGTTACCTTCGGTGATGTTCTTGGGCTTCCGTCATTTACGTTGGATGAATTTGTGCAGGCTCTTCATGATTAT GATTCAAGGCTTTTAGGTGAATTGCATGTTTCTCTGCTGAAATCTGTTATAAAAGATATTGAGGATGTTGCCCGGACTCCTTCAGTTGCTTTAGGTGTAAATCAGAGCAGTTCTGCTAATCCTGGAGGTGGTCACCCACAAATTGTTGAAGGG GCCTATGCTTGgggcatcaacatactcaactggCAGAGACACTTGAACTTTCTTACATGGCCTGAAATATTGCGCCAATTTGGTTTATGTGCTGGTTTTGGGCCTCAGTTAAAGAAAAGTGATGCTGAAATTGTCCATCACCGCGATGATAACGAG GGTCGTAATGGTGTAGATGTCATTTCCATTCTGCGAAATGGTTCAGCCGCTGTGAAGGCTGCTGCTTTAATGAAAGAAAGAGGGTATACTAATCGTCGTAGGTCTCGACACCGTCTGACACCTGGAACAGTAAAGTTTGCTGCTTTCCATGTACTGTCACTTGAAGGGAGCAAAGGTCTCACAATATTGGAAGTTGCAGAAAAGATCCAG AAATCTGGACTTAGAGACCTTACAACAAGTAAGACACCAGAGGCATCTATATCTGCGGCATTGTCGAGAGACACTAAGCTTTTTGAAAGAACGGCACCTTCGACATATTGTGTTAAAACTCCTTACAGAAAGGACCCAGATGATTCTGAGGCTGTGTTGGCAGCGGCACGTGAAAAAATCAGGGCGTTTCAGAATGCGCTTCCGGAGTGTGAAGAAGTCGAGAAGGATGTGGATGAGGCTGAGAGGGATGATGATTCTGAATGTGATGATGCCGATGATGATGCTGATGGTGATGATGTGAATATTGAAGACAAGGATGCCAAGTCGCCCCTTGTTGGAGCTCAATATGGTGCACAAATTACAGTAGTTGGTGACATAAAGAAAGAATCAAACATCGTGATGAACACATCAGTGCCACCAAGCATTCAGATTAAATCTAGTGCAAGTGtaccatttcatactttagacagTAAAGCAAGTAGTTCAACTGATCCAGAGGTTGGAGATGATGCTAAAGACATTGAGATAGACGAAAGTAATCAAGGGGAGTCCTGGGTACAGGGGCTAGCTGAGGGTGACTACTGTGATCTTAGTGTAGACGAACGCCTCAATGCTTTGGTTGCACTTATTGCCGTTGCTAACGAGGGAAATTCTATCCGTGCAATTCTGGAG GAACGCCTAGAAGCAGCGAGTGCTTTGAAAAAACAATTGTGGGCTGAGGCACAACTTGATAAGAGGCGTATAAGGGATGACTTTACTAGTAAGATGCAGTATGATTCTTATGTGAGTATGAAGGTTGATACAGATCAAGAAAATAATGCTGCTGAAATTACCCTTACACCAGTGCATGACCCTATTAAAAACAATAACGGAAATGCCAATTTGATGAACAATGGTTTGCTTGTTGATAAGCAGAACCAGCTTACTACTGGTGATGTATATCATCAGCGGAATGGTGCAAGCCGAGAATCGAGTACTAACGCAGAAAGCTTGTCTGTTCAGCAATATGCTTCATCTGAGAAAACTCGATCTCAGTTGAAATCCTTCATAGGTCACAAGGCAGAACAGCTTTATGTGTACAGGTCTCTACCACTTGGACAAGACCGGAGACGGAACCGGTATTGGCAGTTCTCTGCATCTTCATCATCCTATGACCCTGGTTCGGGAAGAATCTTTTTTGAATCTAGAGATGGATACTGGAGGGTCATTGATACATCAGAG GCATTTGAAGCTTTGGTAGCTTCCCTTGATACTCGTGGCATCCGCGAGTCACATTTGCACTCAATTTTGCAAAGTATCGAGCCAACCTTCAAGGAAGCTGTTGAGAGGAAAAGGTGTGCTAATTTAGAACACCCAACTGGACGGACTTCGGAAAATGGAAGTAATGAAAGTCCAAATTGCAACAATGAATTTGGAAGTCCATGCAGTACCCTTTCTGGTGTTGCTTCTGATAATCTTATGGCACATTCAGATATTTTCAAGATAGAGGTTGGGCGCAATGAAGCTGAGAAGAATTCTATCTCGAAAAGGGCTTCCGTGTTTCTGAAATGGATCTGGAGAGAGTGCTACAGTCACCAATCTACATACGCCATGAGATATGGAAAGAAGCGGTGTCCTGAGTTGATTCACTCTTGTGATTATTGCTACCAGATATACTTAGCTGAAGAAAGGCACTGTTCTTGCCACAAAACATTCAAACACATTCACAATTTCTTGGAACACTCATCACAATGTGAAGAAAAACAAAGAACAGATCCCAATTGGAAGATGCAAACTGTGGACCTTTCTGTACCCGTAGGATTGAGATTGCTAAGGCTGCTCTTAGCTACCATTGAG GCCTTAGTACCGGCAGAAGCTCTTCTACCTTTTTGGACGGATGGGTATCGGAAATCTTGGGGTGCGAAGTTGTATTCTGCATCATCTGCCGAAGAAGTCTTGCAG ATGCTTAGTGTGCTGGAAAGTGCAATAAAGCGAGACTACTTATCATCTAACTTTGAAACGACAACTGAGTTGCTTAATTCAAGCACACAAGATTTTGCTACTCAGAATTCGGCTGGAGGTTCTGGATCTGCCACTGCACTTCCATGGGTTCCTGACACTACTGCTGCTGTAGCCTTGAGATTGTTAGACTTGGATGCTTCCATCTCATACACCCTTcatccaaagttgggttcaaataaGGAGCAAGAATCTGGAGATTTCATG AAACTTCCACCGAGATATCCTTCTATGAATAAGGGCAAACAAGAAATAGAACAGTTCAGGCCTATTGGTTTTGATCAACAGGATGGAACGTTGCTACCTAACAGCAATGGTCGTAGAGGTCGGGGAAGGGGAGGTAGAGGAGGCAGCAGGGGAGGTAGATCTCGTGGTCATGGTGGTAGGGTTCCCAGAGGTATTGGCAGCTCTTCCAGGATTCAGTTCAGGGATGACAATAGTATGCTCTATGGGAGAGCCCCACGAAAGAATGCACGTGGTGGCCGCGGCCGTGGACGTGGACGTGGACGTGGACTTCGAACTGTTAGACCTCGGCAACCATCCGAGCTCAGTGCCAGATCAATTCCAAAGGCAAACCTATTGGGCAGTTTTAGCATGTTAAGTAAGACAAATCACACTGGCACTACGCATTCTCCCGAGAGCTCAGGTGCAGAAGAGTGGGCCTTTGAGAGGAGGGAATATGTGAAGGATGATGAGAACAATTTGGTCTCTCAATCCGATGAGTCTGAGGAAAATGTCGAACCTATGAATGAGGAATATGGTGAGCATATTTCAGGCTATCCAAGAGACAATTCCGACTCCAGACCCGTACAGATGATGGGTGATGGGAGCGACGATAATGATGAGGATGCTGAAGGAGATGAGGGTGAGgaagatggagaggactatgaagCTGAAGAtcctggtgatgaggatgatgacgtTGAGATGGATGGGGATGATGATGTCGAGGTGGATGAGGATGATGACATTGAGATGGATGGGGATGATGACATTGAagatgatgatgacgacgacggtGGAGATGGAGCAGCCAACGGAGATGAGGATGGAGGTGGTACATCATCATATTCTTCAGAGTATAGTGAATGA